CTTCGCGTGGAGTTCCTTGTCGGTGAGGGCGGGACTGTCCGGGGTCACCGAGTGGATCTGGTAGAGGTCGAGCCGGTCGCCGAGCAGTTCCGCCGTCTCGGCGCGCTGCCGTTCGTACGTCGGGAGCCCGTGGTCCTTGACCTCGTGCCGGTCGGCGTCCGTGGTCCAGTCGGCGGTGTAGGTGTAGCCCCACTTGCTGCCGACCACGATGTCGTCCACGTCGGGCCTGATCTTCAGCCAGTCGGCGAGGAACTCCTCGGAACGGCCGTAGGAGCGGGCCGCGTCGAAGTAGCGGACGCCCTGGGCGTAGGCGGCGTCGAGGAGTTCGTGGGTGCGGGCGCGCAGCGTCTCGACGCTGCGCTCCTCTCCGAGGTCGTGGTCCCGGCCGAGGTTGATGTAGCCGGGACGGCCGACGGCGGCGAGACCGAAGCCGATGTGGCAGGTGGGGGTCGTTGCGGTGGCCAGGCGGGCGAAGGGCATCGCGGGCTCCGTAGGGTCGGCTCCGGTTCGGCTCCTGACCAACGTAACCCGTGACGACCTTCGCCCAAGGGCTCGGTTCGTTCGGCGCCCCGGCGGGTGCGGGTGCGCCGTGGGCTTGTCGCGCAGTTCCCCGCGCCCTTTCAGGGCGCCGCGCCTACCGCTTCTTGGCGGTGGCCCACTCGTGCTGAGCCGCCACGTCCGCCTTCACCTCTGCCAGCTGGATCGCCACCGCGCTGGGCGCCGTACCGCCACGGCCGTCGCGGGAGGCGAGGGCACCGGGGACGTTGAGGACGGAGCGCACCTCGGGGGTGAGGTGGGCGGAGATCTTCGCGAACTGCTCGTCGGTGAGGCCGTCGAGCTCCTTGCCGTCGGCCTCGGCGACCTTGACGCACTCGCCTGCGACCTCGTGCGCGACCCGGAACGGCACGCCCTGCTTGACCAGCCACTCGGCGATGTCGGTGGCGAGCGAGAACCCGGCCGGGGCCAGCTCCTCCATGCGCTCGCGGTTGACGGTGAGGGTGGCGACCATTCCGGTGAAGGCGGGGAGAAGGACCTCGAGCTGGTCGCAGGAGTCGAAGACCGGCTCCTTGTCCTCCTGGAGGTCACGGTTGTAGGCGAGCGGGAGGGCCTTGAGGGTCGCCATGAGACCGGTCAGGTTGCCGATCAGGCGGCCCGACTTGCCGCGCGCCAGCTCCGCGATGTCGGGGTTCTTCTTCTGCGGCATGATCGACGAGCCCGTGGAGAACGCGTCGTGCAGCGTCACGAAGGAGAACTCCTTCGTGTTCCAGATGATGATCTCCTCGGAGATCCGGGAGAGGTTCACGCCGATCATCGCGGTGATGAAGGCGAACTCGGCGACGAAGTCGCGGGACGCCGTGCCGTCGATGGAGTTGCCGACGCTGCCGTGCTCGAAGCCGAGGTCCTTCGCCACCGCCTCCGGGTCCAGGCCGAGGGAGGAACCCGCCAGGGCGCCGGAGCCGTACGGCGACACGGCGGTGCGCTCGTCCCACTGACGCAGGCGTTCCGCGTCCCGGGACAGCGACTGCACATGTGCGAGGACATGGTGGGCGAAGAGCACCGGCTGGGCGTGCTGGAGGTGGGTGCGGCCGGGCATCGCCACGTCCGGGTGGGCCTCCGCCAGGCCGATCAGGGCGTCCTGGAGCTCGGCGATCAGGCCGCCGAGAATCCGGGCGTGGTCGCGCAGGTACATCCGGAAGAGGGTGGCGACCTGGTCGTTGCGGGAGCGGCCCGCGCGCAGCTTGCCGCCCAGGTCGGCGCCGAGGCGCTCCAGGAGGCCGCGCTCCAGAGCGGTGTGGACGTCCTCGTCGGCGATGGTGCCCACGAAGGAACCGTCGGCGACATCCGCCTCGAGCCGGTCGAGGCCCGCGATCATCCGGGACAGCTCGTCCTCGGTGAGCAGGCCCGCCTTGTGCAGCACGCGCGCGTGGGCACGCGAACCGGCGATGTCGTAGGGCGCGAGGCGCCAGTCGAAGTGGACGGAGGCGGACAGCTTCGCCAGGGCCTCGGCGGGACCGTCGGCGAAACGACCGCCCCAGAGCCTTACGTCACCGCTGTTGCTGCTCACTTGTGTTGCTCCTCACCACTGCGCTCCACGACATGCATGAGTATGCAGTGCTCTGCATGATTCGTCAATTCGACCCCGGGTGGCCGTACGGTTCCGGATCCCGAGAAGTTTTTGAAAGGAGTTTGAACGACAGCAACCGCTTACCCGTACTCACGACTGAACGCCGGCGCCGCGTTTGTACACCCACTCCTGACCCAAGTGAGGCATCCGCATGTCCAGGGCTCTTCCGAAGTACAACAAGCGTCGCGTGGTGGTCATCGGCGCGGCCGTCGCTCTGGCGCTGTCCGGCGCGGTCGTCGTCAATTCCGCCCTCGCCGGGGAGTCGTCCAAGAGCAGCGGCTCCACCGACGCCAAGACGCTCGCCAGCCCCGGCACCATCTCGTGCCCGGACGTGGCCTCCCAGCTCCCCGCGATCCCCGCCTCCGCGCAGGCCGAGGTCGACCGCAACCTGGCCCTGCTCCAGACGCAGATCGACGAGGCCAACAAGCGGCTGGTCGACACCGTGGGCCAGGGCGGGGCGAACTTCGTGCAGAACGCGATCCTCGGCCCGCTGGAGGACAAGCGGGTGTCCACGATCGACCGCATCGCCATCTCGATCGGCCGCCAGGGCACCAAGCCGCAGGGCCTCGACGCGCTCGCACCGTGCGCCCTCGACGCGGGCGGCGTCGCGGACACCGGCGAGGACACCGGCGAGGACGCCGCCGCGGGCGACGAGGCCGAGGCCACCCCCGGCGCGGAGGAGACCGCCGCCGAAGGAGCGGGCGACGGCGCGGCGGAGACGGGCGACGACACCGGCGCCGACGCGGCCGGCGTGGGCACCATCAGCTGCCCGGACGTCGCCTCGCAGCTCCCCGCGATCCCCGCCTCCGCGCAGGCCGAGGTCGACCGCAACCTGGCCCTGCTCCAGACGCAGATCGACGAGGCCAACACCCGCCTCCAGAACACGGTCGGCCAGGGTGGCGCCAACTTCGTGCAGAACGCGATCCTCGGCCCGCTGGCCGACAAGCGGGTGTCCACGATCGACCGCATCGCCATCTCGATCGGCCGCAAGGGCACCAAGCCGCAGGGCCTCGACGCCCTGGCCGCCTGCACGTTGAACAAGTGACGTGACAGGCACGGTGGCCGCCCCGAGAAGCGCCGGCCGGGGCGGCCGCTGTGGCGTGTTCACACCCCACGCATTTCGTTATTTCCTTAGACACACGAAAGGCTTTCCCGGATAATCGTTAGACATGGGAAAGACCTACGAGCGCATCGACGGCAGGCTCCGCACGTTCATCGAGGAGCAGCCCCTCTTCTTCACCGCCACCGCCCCCCTGTCCGGCGACGGCACGGTGAACCTCTCCCCCAAGGGCCTCAAGGGCTCGTTCGCCGTTCTCGACGAGCTCACCGTGGCGTATCTCGACTTCGCCGGCTCCAACGCGGAGACCATCGCACACCTGCGGGAGAACGGCCGGATCACACTGATGTGGTGCGCCTTCCAGGGGCCGCCGAACATCGTGCGGGTGCACGGCCGCGGCGAACCCGTCTTCCGCGACGACCCCCGGTTCCCGGAGCTCCTCGCCCGCTTCGCGGACCTGGACCCGACCCCGCACGGCTTGCGCGCGATCATCGTCGTGCACGCCGAACTCGTGCGGGACACCTGCGGGTACGCGGTGCCCTTCATGACGTACGACGAGGACCGCGAGCTGCACGCCAAGCGGTTCGCGCGGGAGGACGACGAGTCGCTCAGCGCGTACTTCGCGAAGAAGGAGTACATCGCCACGAGCATGGACGGACTGCCCGGAC
The sequence above is a segment of the Streptomyces asoensis genome. Coding sequences within it:
- the argH gene encoding argininosuccinate lyase gives rise to the protein MSSNSGDVRLWGGRFADGPAEALAKLSASVHFDWRLAPYDIAGSRAHARVLHKAGLLTEDELSRMIAGLDRLEADVADGSFVGTIADEDVHTALERGLLERLGADLGGKLRAGRSRNDQVATLFRMYLRDHARILGGLIAELQDALIGLAEAHPDVAMPGRTHLQHAQPVLFAHHVLAHVQSLSRDAERLRQWDERTAVSPYGSGALAGSSLGLDPEAVAKDLGFEHGSVGNSIDGTASRDFVAEFAFITAMIGVNLSRISEEIIIWNTKEFSFVTLHDAFSTGSSIMPQKKNPDIAELARGKSGRLIGNLTGLMATLKALPLAYNRDLQEDKEPVFDSCDQLEVLLPAFTGMVATLTVNRERMEELAPAGFSLATDIAEWLVKQGVPFRVAHEVAGECVKVAEADGKELDGLTDEQFAKISAHLTPEVRSVLNVPGALASRDGRGGTAPSAVAIQLAEVKADVAAQHEWATAKKR
- a CDS encoding pyridoxamine 5'-phosphate oxidase family protein → MGKTYERIDGRLRTFIEEQPLFFTATAPLSGDGTVNLSPKGLKGSFAVLDELTVAYLDFAGSNAETIAHLRENGRITLMWCAFQGPPNIVRVHGRGEPVFRDDPRFPELLARFADLDPTPHGLRAIIVVHAELVRDTCGYAVPFMTYDEDRELHAKRFAREDDESLSAYFAKKEYIATSMDGLPGLPLPLSPI